The genomic stretch ATTTTTCCCAATAGAATACTTGTTTGGATTGGCTTTTATTtctccaaatatatttgcttacattatcattacaatttttaatacacctttttaccttcccaattacctttttatctcacatacatcacatcataaaaagtgctacagaaaaaatatctcaaataacttacaatccaaacaaactctaATTGCTAATTATATCTTTCTTATAAATTTCTCTTTTAGTTTATCCACACATACGATGAATTATTTTCCTTCAAATCAGAATTCACGTCAAGATAACTatctataaatattttttacttttaactATTTGAACATCTGTTTTTTGCATAATTATCTCTAAACATTATAGCTATCATTAtggaattattttataaaaaatttaaaacattaaaaattgatttaatattgaaaaatttaTACTATAAAACATATGATCATAAatactatttatttatttttattgcaCACGTGTCGAGTCTGTGTTTAGCaccagaaaaaaataaaatgggtaCCCGTACATGGTGGTAAAGATAGCATTTGCCAAGACTCCGTTATAAGgaacaaaatggtaattttATATAGATGGAGAGCAAGGCTGGATAAAAGCCCAAAgcgaagatttttttttttttttttttgggagcaGTCTCGAGGCCCTTTGCTTTTTCCCCTTGCGGATTAGATGGGTTCGTCTTCATCACCCATCGCTTCAGCATCCAATTTTTCGTCAATCCCATTTCCAAACCCCAGAATCAGAATTCACGTCTCCTACCACTACAATCAGAAATTTCAAGTCACTAATAAAAAGTTGTTCTCAAACGCGGCAGCGGTGTTAGTTGCAGCACCAACAAGACCAAGAAGACTAACAAGGTTACAAGTAAATCTCGTTAaatgcagcagcagcagcaacggGAATCAGAATGAAACGGGTAGCAGTCTCGAGGATATACTATCAGGTATGGTGGATGAGAGAGTAGAACAACTGTTCAACAAAGAGGAGAACCGGGTTTTGCTGGATGGGTTGGAGAAAGCAACCCACAGAGTTGAAATGGCCAAGAAACAGCTGGCTGAGATTCAAAGACAAGAACTCGAGGCTAAGCTCCTGAGGGATTATGTTAACAAGCTCCAATCCACTACTTCCcaggttttttttcttttttctttaacgTTTTCTCTCTCCTCCCCAATTCCTAATACAATTTCTGCATTATTTTGATTTCCGACCTTATTGGAAGCTCTGCTCGTAAACGCTATCGAATTGCTCTGTGGATGTTGTGCATGCTCATTATATCACCTGTACCTCTTGTCAATGGTGAAGACCTTTGTCTTATTGCTTGACCTTTGTCTTATTGCTTTGTAACTTGAACAGCTATTCATACTCTCACACAAGGTATGCACCACCAAAAACAGTAGTGCTTTTGTTAATACTACTAGTAGTCTGCTATTTTTGTTATAGGAGGAGAAGCATAGATGGGTGTAGCATGGGACGTGCAAAGTGAGGGTTCTTTAAGAGCTTATTTGTGATCTAAATAGTCTGATCGCTGCATAGCTAGCTAGTTGTAGCATTATATTTCTATCTAATTTACTTGACAAGGCTAGCATAGGAGATATTTTGTCAACCAAAGCATCATTTTCTTGACAATCCTGTGCCTTCGCAGCCCTCCCATGCCAATGTTTGAGCCTTGCTTTAGCTCCAATTCCATATAACGCTCTACTTCGATTTGCATGCTGAAATGTGCTTGAGATGTGATTTTTAGCTCGATATACTGAGTGCAAATGAGTTGAAGATTGCAGAATGTCAAAAAGAGATTTTAGATGCAAAAGCAATGGTTGAAGAGGCAGAGCGTGCTTTAATTGGTGGTAGTGGCGGGGAGGAAGATTCTTTCACTGCAGTGAAAATTCAATCAGTTGACAGAAATGAAGAGAGACTAGAATCTGTAAAAGCGGCTTCAATATCTGCCATAGTTGGCACCTTGGCAGGGCTGCCCTTATCCTTAACTCGAATAACTGCCATCTCTGACCTAATACTCCCTCTAGGAATT from Coffea eugenioides isolate CCC68of chromosome 8, Ceug_1.0, whole genome shotgun sequence encodes the following:
- the LOC113779674 gene encoding uncharacterized protein LOC113779674 isoform X2, coding for MGSSSSPIASASNFSSIPFPNPRIRIHVSYHYNQKFQVTNKKLFSNAAAVLVAAPTRPRRLTRLQVNLVKCSSSSNGNQNETGSSLEDILSGMVDERVEQLFNKEENRVLLDGLEKATHRVEMAKKQLAEIQRQELEAKLLRDYVNKLQSTTSQIAECQKEILDAKAMVEEAERALIGGSGGEEDSFTAVKIQSVDRNEERLESVKAASISAIVGTLAGLPLSLTRITAISDLILPLGITCVSCALFGVTFRYAVRRNLDDIHLKSGTSAAFGVVKGLATLGAEPGLELDTDSLLSTALDGAVYVSENLLIFFLAGIGLDFCMKVGFLSQFPIDTSISNTNT
- the LOC113779674 gene encoding uncharacterized protein LOC113779674 isoform X1, whose protein sequence is MGSSSSPIASASNFSSIPFPNPRIRIHVSYHYNQKFQVTNKKLFSNAAAVLVAAPTRPRRLTRLQVNLVKCSSSSNGNQNETGSSLEDILSGMVDERVEQLFNKEENRVLLDGLEKATHRVEMAKKQLAEIQRQELEAKLLRDYVNKLQSTTSQLKIAECQKEILDAKAMVEEAERALIGGSGGEEDSFTAVKIQSVDRNEERLESVKAASISAIVGTLAGLPLSLTRITAISDLILPLGITCVSCALFGVTFRYAVRRNLDDIHLKSGTSAAFGVVKGLATLGAEPGLELDTDSLLSTALDGAVYVSENLLIFFLAGIGLDFCMKVGFLSQFPIDTSISNTNT